A region of Panicum virgatum strain AP13 chromosome 8N, P.virgatum_v5, whole genome shotgun sequence DNA encodes the following proteins:
- the LOC120684960 gene encoding uncharacterized protein LOC120684960, translated as MDEDAEVEGELTGQAKVLEYWSHAPLPEGDPSKDSAAPAELRHPAEEEIEFSSDSSVGSESEVEITGASGPPSSAAQRRKTRRTSSKIPISKAGLTAAQRALGNPTCRGTTKVRGASAPPDATVVGRLRPAPKPRKKQHRDWASCVRKRASLSGAKRKVEESSTEGGSSDAALLTSPRASPAKSRARLEEEKKKEGEEASNRVSPHLQDVEMQDPPHDGGAVHVVVDSREVPAIEVARTEEVPAMEVKEEAEDEEGDGTISGKLVTSSKLAQGSIEALVELLEQAAQELAEGSTTSGRVAELAARVAELEAQGRRLEAEKLKAEEALRKEKCELEACNKANEELQKLREVAEAWEAATEEKLHLEQ; from the exons ATGGATGAGGATGCTGAAGTGGAGGGTGAACTGACAGGCCAA GCCAAGGTCTTAGAGTACTGGTCCCATGCTCCTCTGCCTGAGGGGGACCCTAGCAAGGattccgccgcccccgccgagctGCGTCATCCGGCGGAGGAGGAAATAGAGTTCTCCTCCGACTCCTCCGTGGGGAGCGAGTCGGAGGTGGAGATCACTGGAGCCTCGGGGCCGCCATCGTCGGCCGCCCAGAGGAGGAAGACGCGTCGCACCTCGAGCAAGATCCCGATATCGAAGGCAGGATtgacggcggcgcagcgagcgctGGGGAACCCGACCTGCAGGGGGACAACCAAGGTCCGGGGAGCATCGGCACCCCCGGATGCTACTGTAGTGGGGCGGCTTCGGCCGGCCCCCAAGCCGAGGAAGAAGCAGCACAGGGACTGGGCCAGCTGCGTGAGGAA GAGGGCGTCGCTCAGCGGCGCTAAGAGGAAGGTGGAGGAGTCGTCCACCGAGGGCGGCTCCAGTGATGCCGCGCTGCTCACCTCGCCACGGGCGAGTCCGGCGAAGAGCCGCGCCCGCctcgaggaggagaagaagaaggagggggaggaggccagCAATAGGGTCTCCCCTCATCTCCAGGATGTGGAGATGCAGGACCCTCCCCATGACGGAGGGGCGGTGCACGTTGTGGTCGACTCTCGCGAGGTCCCGGCCATTGAGGTGGCGAGGACCGAGGAGGTCCCAGCCAtggaggtgaaggaggaggccgaggatgAGGAGGGAGATGGCACTATCTCCGGCAAGCTCGTGACGTCCTCCAAGCTCGCCCAAGGTTCGATCGAG GCTCTGGTGGAGCTGTTAGAGCAGGCCGCCCAGGAGCTGGCCGAGGGGAGCACCACCAGCGGTCGAGTGGCAGAGCTCGCGGCCAGGGTGGCTGAGCTGGAGGCACAGGGCCGCCGGTTGGAGGCCGAGAAGTTGAAGGCCGAGGAGGCTCTGCGCAAGGAGAAGTGCG AGCTAGAGGCCTGCAACAAAGCcaacgaggagctgcagaagctcCGGGAGGTGGCTGAGGCCTGGGAGGCTGCCACTGAAGAAAAGCTTCACCTAGAGCAGTAG
- the LOC120684961 gene encoding uncharacterized protein LOC120684961 — MAVGGFSHIFVVIDKFTKWIEVKLMTTTTAAKAAELIKEISHRFGVPNQIITDLGTSFTGSKFWDYYQESCIDIYYASVAHPMCNGQVERANGLILQGLKTRIFDPIEKYGANWLQEPPRVVWGLCTQKSRATGYSPFFMVYGSKAVLPSDIAFGAPLIQYYDENEAESTRCTDINSIEEHCLTASIQHARYERQLRRYHNRNVHERDFNVGDLVLR, encoded by the coding sequence ATGGCCGTCGGCGGATTCAGCCACATATTCGTGGTAATCGAtaagttcacaaaatggatcgaAGTCAAGCTGATGACAACCACTACAGCAGCCAAGGCAGCCGAGTTAATCAAGGAGATATCACACCGTTTCGGAGTGCCTAACCAGATCATTACCGATCTGGGTACTTCGTTCACAGGATCCAAATTCTGGGACTACTACCAAGAGAGCTGCATCGACATCTACTACGCCTCCGTAGCGCACCCCATGTGCAATGGCCAAGTTGAAAGGGCCAATGGCTTGATCCTCCAGGGGCTCAAGACTAGAATTTTCGATCCGATCGAAAAATACGGTGCAAACTGGCTCCAAGAACCACCCAGAGTAGTCTGGGGGCTCTGCACACAGAAAAGCCGGGCTACCGGCTATTCGCCATTCTTCATGGTGTATGGTTCTAAAGCAGTCTTGCCATCGGACATAGCTTTTGGTGCTCCGCTCATCCAGTACTATGACGAAAATGAAGCCGAGTCAACTCGATGCACTGACATCAACTCGATAGAGGAGCACTGCCTGACGGCCTCCATACAACACGCGAGATATGAGCGacagctccggcgctatcacAATCGCAATGTCCACGAGCGTGACTTCAACGTCGGCGACCTGGTTCTACGATGA